In the Leptospira sp. WS4.C2 genome, one interval contains:
- a CDS encoding acyl-CoA thioesterase — MIRTDIQIRFNDMDPMRRVNNASYSAYLELARLDFCNRYLSVSELDDIPFVLARVEMDLKASVLPGASIFVETWVSSIGTTSWEFSYEIRDKKTNTLYVSAKTVQVYFDYRAKSKQPIPLDFLKSLEKESL; from the coding sequence ATGATTCGAACCGATATCCAAATTCGATTTAATGACATGGACCCTATGCGTAGAGTCAATAACGCAAGTTACTCGGCCTACTTAGAATTAGCAAGATTGGATTTTTGCAATCGTTATCTATCCGTTTCAGAATTAGATGACATTCCTTTTGTTTTGGCCCGTGTGGAAATGGATTTAAAAGCATCGGTTCTGCCAGGAGCTTCCATTTTTGTAGAGACATGGGTTTCCTCCATCGGCACTACTTCTTGGGAATTTTCGTATGAAATCCGAGATAAAAAAACAAATACTCTTTATGTGTCGGCAAAGACTGTACAAGTTTACTTTGATTACCGTGCCAAATCCAAACAACCCATCCCACTCGATTTTTTAAAATCTTTAGAAAAGGAATCTTTGTAA
- the thiE gene encoding thiamine phosphate synthase translates to MGNKIHGVYLVTDRPLCLFHSLDEVVRLSALGGVNLVQLREKESDSRQFLELAKRLKEILKPYSIPLLINDRLDICLAAKADGVHLGQSDLPWREARRILGKDAIIGLSLETKDDYHSLIETDPKPSLDYLAVSPIFDTDTKTDTKQAWGLEGLRWLRSKTAIPIVAIGGIKESNAKAVKEAGADSIAVVSAICSAKDPKLATEMLSATFT, encoded by the coding sequence ATGGGGAATAAAATCCACGGGGTCTATTTGGTAACAGATAGACCCCTTTGCCTCTTCCATAGTTTGGATGAGGTAGTGCGACTTTCCGCACTCGGGGGAGTGAACCTCGTCCAACTCCGAGAAAAAGAATCGGACAGTCGTCAATTTTTAGAACTCGCCAAACGCTTAAAAGAAATTTTAAAACCTTATTCGATTCCCCTTCTCATCAATGACCGCTTAGATATTTGTTTGGCGGCAAAAGCCGATGGAGTCCATCTCGGACAATCGGACCTTCCCTGGAGGGAAGCTCGTCGGATTTTAGGTAAAGATGCGATCATCGGTCTTTCTTTGGAAACAAAAGATGACTACCATTCTCTGATAGAAACAGATCCAAAACCCAGCTTAGATTATCTTGCCGTGTCACCGATATTTGACACCGACACCAAAACCGATACAAAACAAGCTTGGGGACTCGAAGGCCTAAGATGGTTACGAAGCAAAACCGCAATTCCCATTGTTGCGATTGGAGGGATTAAAGAATCCAATGCCAAAGCAGTTAAGGAAGCCGGGGCCGATTCGATTGCAGTCGTAAGTGCCATTTGTTCTGCTAAGGATCCGAAACTAGCGACAGAAATGTTATCGGCAACGTTTACTTAG
- a CDS encoding 1-acyl-sn-glycerol-3-phosphate acyltransferase, which translates to MSIKSFIPAKFNLPALWFTDLTLPVLNKMVHNLESIEISSSDQKTLKSFQKERLLYISNHPTTKEPGIAYYSANIMGSRFHYMAAREVFEWAYGFVGDFIQSIGAYSVLAGAPDRESLKASRDILASPGGKLALFPEGEPTSGMNDTLLPFQPGVAQLGFWGLDDALKKDPQAKIWILPTFVKYRMTGSIDSMQKDIDQTISKMEQKLGIEKTGKDIVHRFLSVGKRMIEREEKEYGVPVEEGRADDFDYRLGRMRHAMLDNIARKANIPKWDADANAIEKLRRILSVLEMVSVGMPDPNGELPSLEMATWARKAATKAYDFITIQTAYIKELPSAERLYEFLYRYENELFGEFRARPHKAVVRFGTPFTINEYLSSYKEDKKKTLDTITERLRKELQTMLVEEKSKSNPLFPSQYIF; encoded by the coding sequence ATGTCAATCAAATCCTTTATCCCTGCAAAGTTCAATCTTCCTGCTCTATGGTTTACGGATCTGACTCTTCCCGTTCTCAATAAAATGGTCCACAATTTAGAATCTATCGAGATCTCAAGTTCCGACCAAAAGACATTAAAATCCTTCCAAAAAGAAAGACTCCTCTATATCTCCAATCACCCCACAACCAAAGAACCAGGGATTGCCTACTACTCGGCAAACATTATGGGTTCAAGGTTTCATTATATGGCTGCAAGAGAGGTATTCGAATGGGCCTATGGATTTGTTGGTGACTTCATTCAATCCATCGGAGCCTACTCAGTGTTAGCTGGAGCACCCGATCGCGAATCCCTAAAGGCCTCAAGAGATATTCTCGCCTCCCCTGGCGGAAAACTTGCACTTTTTCCAGAAGGAGAACCAACTAGTGGGATGAACGATACCCTCCTTCCCTTCCAACCGGGAGTGGCCCAGTTAGGTTTTTGGGGTTTGGATGATGCACTTAAAAAAGATCCCCAGGCAAAGATCTGGATTTTACCTACCTTCGTTAAGTACAGAATGACCGGTTCTATCGATTCCATGCAAAAAGACATCGACCAAACCATATCGAAAATGGAACAGAAGTTAGGGATCGAAAAAACAGGCAAAGATATTGTACACAGATTTTTATCTGTGGGAAAACGGATGATTGAAAGAGAAGAAAAAGAATATGGAGTTCCTGTCGAAGAAGGAAGAGCGGATGACTTTGACTACCGATTGGGACGGATGCGTCACGCCATGCTCGACAACATCGCAAGAAAAGCAAACATCCCCAAATGGGATGCGGATGCCAATGCCATAGAAAAACTCAGAAGAATCTTAAGTGTACTCGAAATGGTCTCTGTCGGAATGCCTGATCCAAACGGCGAACTTCCAAGCCTTGAGATGGCAACTTGGGCAAGAAAAGCGGCCACCAAAGCCTACGACTTTATTACCATTCAAACCGCTTATATCAAGGAACTACCTAGTGCCGAACGATTGTATGAGTTTTTATATCGTTACGAAAACGAACTTTTTGGCGAATTCCGAGCCCGCCCCCACAAAGCGGTTGTTAGATTCGGAACACCATTCACGATCAATGAGTATCTAAGTTCTTATAAAGAAGACAAAAAGAAAACGCTAGATACCATTACTGAACGTCTAAGAAAAGAGTTACAAACAATGCTTGTGGAAGAAAAATCCAAATCTAACCCTCTGTTTCCGAGCCAATATATTTTTTAA
- the map gene encoding type I methionyl aminopeptidase produces the protein MIYIKNKSEIEKMRKAGKFAAELLVYLEPFVKAGVTTLELNDLAEAFTKKNGHRSAPLGYKGFPKSICSSINHVVCHGIPKKEDVLASGDIVNLDVSPIVDGYIGDTSKTFIVGGKSSPEAEKLVADTEKAMWIGIEQIKPGNRIDDIGNAIDDFLTPMGYGIVRDLMGHGVGRNFHEEPQVPHFRSPRKLAKIEAGMIFTVEPMVNLGTWEVNFDKSDKWTVRTKDGKLSAQFEHTVLVTDKGYEILTKV, from the coding sequence GTGATTTACATTAAAAACAAATCAGAAATTGAAAAGATGAGGAAGGCGGGAAAATTTGCCGCCGAACTCCTCGTTTATTTAGAACCCTTTGTCAAAGCAGGTGTCACCACGTTAGAACTGAACGATCTAGCGGAAGCTTTTACCAAAAAGAACGGCCATAGGTCGGCTCCCCTTGGTTATAAAGGGTTTCCCAAGTCCATCTGCTCTTCCATCAACCATGTGGTTTGCCATGGAATTCCGAAAAAAGAAGATGTCCTCGCGAGTGGTGACATTGTGAATTTGGATGTATCCCCCATAGTGGACGGATACATTGGAGACACCTCCAAAACCTTTATCGTGGGCGGAAAATCTTCTCCCGAAGCCGAAAAACTGGTGGCAGATACAGAAAAAGCCATGTGGATCGGAATCGAACAGATAAAACCGGGGAATCGGATTGATGATATCGGAAACGCCATCGATGATTTTCTAACTCCAATGGGTTATGGGATTGTCCGCGATCTGATGGGACACGGTGTAGGACGCAATTTCCACGAAGAACCGCAAGTTCCTCACTTTCGCTCACCCCGAAAACTAGCAAAAATCGAAGCTGGAATGATCTTCACTGTCGAACCCATGGTCAATTTGGGAACTTGGGAAGTGAATTTTGACAAATCCGATAAGTGGACCGTCCGCACCAAGGATGGAAAACTTTCCGCCCAATTTGAGCATACCGTACTTGTCACAGACAAAGGGTACGAAATTCTAACAAAAGTTTGA
- the thiM gene encoding hydroxyethylthiazole kinase: MSQSIIQNTIDDLESLRSKSPLVHNITNYVVMNNTANALLAIGASPIMAHAIEEVEEMVTICSATVINIGTLSEPWIQSMEKAAAKAVSIGKPLILDPVGAGASNLRNMAIRRILGAGSPTIVRGNASEILSTLNSSGKTKGVDSTDSSESAVDSGKSLSKVTGGVVVISGATDYILSGTDKAQVRNGDPLMTKVTGLGCTASAICGAFAAVQANQFRAATSAMAVMGIAGELAKTKTSSPGSFQVAFLDALYEISADTIKQRLNGE; encoded by the coding sequence ATGTCTCAATCAATCATTCAAAACACTATCGACGACTTAGAATCTCTGCGTTCCAAGTCCCCACTTGTTCACAACATCACAAACTATGTAGTAATGAATAACACTGCCAATGCTCTTCTTGCCATTGGTGCCTCTCCGATTATGGCTCATGCCATTGAAGAAGTCGAAGAGATGGTTACGATCTGTTCGGCAACTGTGATCAACATTGGAACCCTTTCCGAACCTTGGATCCAAAGTATGGAAAAAGCTGCGGCAAAAGCAGTCTCCATTGGGAAACCTTTGATTTTAGATCCCGTTGGTGCAGGAGCGAGTAACTTGCGTAATATGGCGATTCGTCGTATACTAGGAGCTGGTAGTCCAACAATAGTACGAGGCAATGCCTCAGAAATTCTATCGACACTCAATTCTTCTGGAAAAACCAAAGGAGTTGACTCTACTGATTCTTCTGAATCGGCAGTGGATTCGGGAAAGTCTCTTTCCAAAGTCACAGGGGGAGTGGTGGTGATTTCAGGTGCCACTGATTATATCCTGAGTGGAACAGACAAAGCACAGGTAAGAAATGGGGACCCTCTGATGACAAAGGTAACCGGTCTTGGTTGCACTGCATCTGCGATTTGTGGTGCCTTTGCTGCCGTACAAGCAAATCAGTTTCGTGCGGCAACATCTGCGATGGCAGTGATGGGAATTGCTGGTGAATTGGCAAAAACCAAAACCTCCTCTCCTGGAAGTTTCCAGGTTGCATTTTTAGATGCACTGTATGAAATCAGTGCCGATACCATTAAACAAAGGTTAAATGGGGAATAA
- the queG gene encoding tRNA epoxyqueuosine(34) reductase QueG, translating into MTNPIYQIRSQIKTICTAEGFSLVGFADAKIPNSDLENLDQWIQENRFGNMAWFAKDHAVGIRNRFENLGLVPRSVVCLGFVYRSSQGEEVVSQMESKVSRYALGSDYHIVLKEKGYRILKTLRSEFPGHKFRQSIDSLPIAEKILTRESGIVWQGKNTNLIHPTLGSYFFLSTILTDLELGGPDPEEIVTDHCGSCRKCLDVCPTGALEEYKIDARKCISYLTIEDREKTDATDSFLEWDRKGWVYGCDLCQEVCPWNANVAKRNQVETTALEFLPRSFWTDPQFTSKESLTEQEFGDLFKDSPIERIGVKIWNRNLKK; encoded by the coding sequence ATGACAAATCCAATCTATCAGATTCGTTCTCAGATTAAAACCATTTGTACTGCCGAAGGTTTTTCTTTGGTGGGATTTGCGGACGCAAAGATCCCAAATTCCGATCTAGAAAATTTGGACCAGTGGATTCAGGAGAACCGGTTTGGGAATATGGCTTGGTTTGCCAAAGATCATGCAGTGGGGATTCGGAATCGTTTTGAAAATTTGGGCCTTGTTCCGAGATCTGTGGTTTGTCTTGGATTTGTATACCGATCAAGTCAGGGAGAGGAAGTGGTTTCTCAAATGGAATCCAAAGTTTCACGTTATGCGTTAGGTTCTGATTACCATATTGTTTTAAAAGAAAAAGGTTATCGGATTTTAAAAACTCTACGTAGTGAGTTCCCAGGTCATAAATTCCGCCAATCCATTGATAGTTTGCCCATAGCTGAAAAAATTTTAACAAGAGAGTCCGGGATTGTTTGGCAGGGAAAAAATACCAATCTCATCCACCCAACTCTGGGATCATATTTTTTTCTCTCAACTATCTTAACCGACTTAGAGTTAGGTGGCCCAGATCCTGAAGAAATTGTCACAGACCACTGCGGAAGTTGCCGTAAATGTTTGGATGTTTGTCCCACAGGAGCACTGGAAGAATATAAAATTGATGCGAGAAAATGTATTTCTTACCTAACCATTGAAGACCGAGAAAAAACCGATGCGACGGATTCTTTTTTGGAATGGGACCGCAAGGGTTGGGTGTATGGATGTGATCTTTGCCAAGAAGTCTGTCCCTGGAATGCCAATGTGGCCAAACGTAACCAAGTCGAAACGACGGCCCTTGAATTTTTACCAAGATCTTTTTGGACCGATCCCCAATTTACATCCAAAGAATCTCTCACAGAACAAGAATTTGGCGATCTTTTCAAAGACTCTCCCATTGAAAGGATTGGTGTAAAAATTTGGAATCGAAATTTAAAAAAATAG
- a CDS encoding response regulator codes for MNKAILFVDDEQIILMSLKSQLKKHFGNEYRYETAQNTEEAWSIIEELAEEEIDILIIISDWLMPNQRGDEFLRDVHKTYPGIKKIIISGHIDELSLNQLRGEVDLHSFLNKPWSESDLIKKVEDALTKIA; via the coding sequence ATGAATAAAGCCATCCTCTTCGTCGATGACGAACAAATCATTCTGATGAGTTTGAAGTCTCAGCTCAAAAAACATTTTGGGAACGAGTATCGTTATGAAACTGCCCAAAATACAGAAGAGGCATGGTCTATCATCGAAGAATTGGCTGAAGAAGAAATCGACATCCTAATCATCATTTCCGATTGGCTTATGCCAAACCAAAGAGGAGATGAGTTCCTTAGAGATGTTCACAAAACCTATCCGGGGATTAAAAAAATAATTATTTCCGGTCACATAGATGAGCTCTCACTCAATCAATTGAGAGGGGAAGTGGATCTCCATAGTTTTTTAAACAAACCTTGGTCTGAGTCGGATTTAATCAAAAAAGTAGAAGACGCCCTGACGAAGATTGCCTAG
- a CDS encoding rubrerythrin, translating into MGSVAVLSNDSIPRVLSDIVANETNHALWLNTLSLLEHLGSRKILLTQSSEETSEMILKHATEEARHALFFKKAARTIKPSFHSGYQNSALVRGTAARIYFAKLDTLVRRSLRKVFTDEKQFTYLAYLYTTTVIEKRAMVVYAAYDEILDKTSSPIRLTNLILEEEGHLSEMSAEMFRLDPGAKERLANLEVEEAKIFTRFWLQIREFSLN; encoded by the coding sequence ATGGGTTCTGTTGCTGTCCTTTCGAATGATTCCATTCCTAGAGTTCTCTCTGACATCGTTGCCAACGAAACGAACCATGCTCTTTGGTTGAATACACTTTCTCTTCTAGAACATTTGGGTTCGAGAAAAATCCTTCTCACTCAATCCAGTGAAGAAACTTCGGAGATGATTTTAAAACATGCCACCGAAGAAGCAAGGCATGCCCTCTTTTTTAAAAAAGCAGCACGCACCATCAAACCCAGTTTCCATTCGGGATACCAAAACTCCGCACTGGTTCGGGGAACCGCGGCAAGAATTTATTTCGCAAAACTAGATACCCTCGTCCGCCGCAGTTTACGCAAAGTTTTTACGGATGAAAAACAATTTACCTACCTTGCCTATTTGTACACCACTACAGTCATCGAAAAACGGGCCATGGTAGTCTATGCAGCGTACGACGAGATTTTGGACAAAACCAGTTCCCCCATCCGCCTAACCAACCTGATTTTAGAAGAGGAAGGCCACCTTTCCGAAATGAGTGCGGAAATGTTCCGCCTCGACCCGGGGGCCAAGGAACGATTGGCAAATTTAGAGGTAGAAGAAGCGAAGATTTTTACCCGATTTTGGCTCCAAATCCGTGAATTCTCACTGAATTAA
- a CDS encoding cell envelope biogenesis protein OmpA — MESQIWEFSVLFSAGSAKLEKQSLELLRDHFDPEFLSHIGYVSLIGSADASGHLAKNRRLVKERVRIVESYLVSLGISKDKIRKFFLDPNYGGSPELRKRLRSVTIQYAIET; from the coding sequence ATGGAATCCCAAATTTGGGAATTTTCCGTTCTGTTTTCCGCAGGTTCCGCAAAATTAGAAAAACAATCTCTGGAATTGTTAAGAGACCATTTTGATCCAGAATTTTTATCCCATATAGGATATGTTAGCTTAATTGGTTCTGCGGATGCATCGGGTCATTTAGCAAAAAACCGACGTTTAGTGAAAGAGAGAGTTCGCATAGTCGAAAGTTATTTGGTGTCTCTTGGAATTTCCAAAGATAAGATTCGAAAATTTTTTTTAGACCCAAATTATGGCGGAAGTCCAGAATTACGAAAGAGGTTACGATCCGTCACCATCCAATACGCAATAGAAACATAG
- a CDS encoding FKBP-type peptidyl-prolyl cis-trans isomerase — protein MKILTQAVLFFLFVLVFPIQSAEKDFQIIDLVVGKGEEAFSGSYVTVHYVGKLPNGTKFDSSRDRNRPFEFNLGAGEVVKGWDKGIKGMRVGGKRKLIIPPELGYGSKKVGNIPPDSTLIFEVELLKIY, from the coding sequence ATGAAGATCCTTACCCAAGCCGTCTTATTTTTCCTTTTTGTTTTGGTATTCCCCATCCAATCAGCAGAAAAGGACTTCCAAATCATCGATCTCGTTGTGGGAAAAGGGGAAGAAGCTTTTTCCGGTTCCTACGTAACTGTACACTATGTAGGCAAACTTCCCAATGGTACTAAGTTCGATAGTTCACGCGACCGCAACCGCCCTTTCGAATTTAATTTGGGCGCTGGAGAAGTAGTGAAGGGTTGGGACAAAGGCATCAAAGGGATGCGTGTAGGTGGAAAACGCAAACTCATCATCCCACCGGAACTTGGATACGGCAGTAAAAAAGTAGGAAACATACCTCCAGACTCCACTCTCATTTTTGAAGTAGAACTTTTAAAAATTTATTAA
- a CDS encoding DUF86 domain-containing protein gives MFHEFIFYCRELESFLFRNQIQEFKEGDHDSFFAEEMLRYIQTESLKIPQSEKQKYPNLPWDKIDSFWQKDLARAYDYIDLKMLYYICAYEIPKITKTIKLETR, from the coding sequence ATGTTTCATGAGTTTATTTTCTACTGTCGGGAACTTGAGTCCTTCCTTTTTAGAAACCAAATCCAAGAATTCAAAGAAGGGGATCACGATAGTTTTTTTGCGGAGGAAATGCTTCGTTATATTCAGACAGAATCATTAAAGATTCCGCAGTCAGAAAAACAAAAATACCCAAACTTACCTTGGGATAAAATTGATAGTTTTTGGCAAAAGGATTTGGCTCGGGCCTATGACTACATTGACTTAAAGATGTTATATTATATCTGTGCTTATGAAATTCCGAAAATTACAAAGACAATCAAACTGGAAACCCGCTAG
- a CDS encoding DUF1577 domain-containing protein: MDQITGKEQKHHVILHYLMNQEMKANWNGQIQTMTVTQELPGGEEIVVDWSEVWPIGPGSTFILSKLLARYLELHCSFIKQISPTKIQLHVDKVLIAKKERLNPRFSITEEGLVNVTNIVSSKTIIEANMFNIPTLVRVNFEDYRKRMMARSGEAGTMDIFKSGMERKFDVVKSSQKILFIKDATNADSYRLDEEGFINYEDEIEDQVDKIALAAKDKKIKSELILPILYTNELEEIIPIGYYWLQTKDNVITKEDLDFYHKQISEMIERIKDANLMTTVEKFPVLDLSATGLKLRVGNSSLVETLPKQKGILLELVFKLQTPFRFFGKIAWAKKEESGDLLVGVEFSGKRTYAEKVRFEENIEIIKNNGKSAA, from the coding sequence ATGGATCAAATCACAGGAAAAGAACAGAAACATCATGTGATACTACACTATCTTATGAATCAAGAAATGAAGGCGAATTGGAATGGACAAATCCAAACCATGACCGTCACACAGGAATTACCTGGTGGAGAAGAAATCGTTGTCGATTGGTCCGAAGTTTGGCCGATTGGACCTGGTTCTACTTTCATTCTTTCCAAACTTTTGGCTCGGTATTTAGAACTTCATTGTTCCTTTATAAAACAAATTTCGCCTACAAAAATCCAACTCCATGTTGATAAAGTTCTCATTGCTAAAAAAGAAAGATTAAATCCTCGTTTTTCCATTACGGAAGAAGGTCTTGTCAACGTTACAAACATTGTAAGCTCCAAAACTATCATTGAAGCCAATATGTTTAATATCCCTACCCTCGTCCGAGTCAACTTCGAAGACTACCGCAAACGAATGATGGCAAGGTCTGGTGAAGCAGGCACGATGGATATTTTTAAATCAGGAATGGAACGCAAGTTTGACGTGGTTAAGTCTTCTCAAAAAATTCTTTTTATCAAAGATGCAACCAATGCAGATAGTTATCGTTTGGACGAAGAAGGGTTTATCAACTATGAAGATGAAATCGAAGATCAAGTTGATAAAATTGCATTAGCTGCCAAAGACAAAAAAATAAAATCAGAACTCATTCTTCCCATCCTTTATACAAACGAACTAGAAGAAATCATACCAATTGGATATTACTGGTTACAAACCAAAGACAATGTGATTACCAAAGAAGATTTGGATTTTTATCATAAACAAATTTCTGAAATGATCGAAAGAATTAAAGATGCTAACTTGATGACAACGGTAGAAAAATTTCCTGTTCTGGATTTGTCTGCCACTGGACTCAAACTTAGAGTGGGTAATAGCAGTTTGGTGGAAACACTTCCCAAACAAAAAGGAATTTTATTAGAACTAGTTTTTAAACTACAAACTCCTTTCCGCTTTTTTGGCAAAATTGCTTGGGCAAAAAAGGAAGAATCTGGTGATTTACTTGTAGGAGTTGAGTTTTCTGGTAAACGAACCTATGCCGAAAAGGTTCGTTTTGAAGAAAATATTGAGATCATCAAAAATAACGGAAAATCCGCAGCCTAA
- a CDS encoding patatin family protein: MVQSPSSSESPNHPKLPKAKGSKRALLVEGGGMKGAFSGGVLYAWNRFLRPNYFDLVVGVSSGACAAAYYVSMPKEEPVKSEKALAVWYRDLSGRKLISFFHPFQGKTLLNQEYLIDFIIRKKVRLESETLDRKNVPHFAIAVSNLHTHSIEYIKATSANIFDLLKAATSLPIATRGKHWLNGKLYSDAAILNPLPIQDIIEAGYKEIVVIMNSPIRHISGPLTRLTSLLAFPKHRSIRRLMRKLHHFHFNAAREIAVKPPRGVKIITVAPDGPLPVKLTTTIRTKLYKTVLLGAKKGEEAMLKILKRKPKKQK, translated from the coding sequence ATGGTGCAGTCTCCATCTTCTAGTGAATCTCCTAACCATCCCAAACTTCCAAAGGCCAAAGGCTCTAAAAGGGCACTCCTTGTGGAAGGGGGAGGAATGAAAGGTGCATTTTCTGGCGGTGTTTTGTATGCTTGGAATCGTTTCCTAAGACCAAATTACTTTGATTTGGTGGTGGGTGTGTCTTCTGGTGCTTGTGCAGCCGCTTATTATGTATCAATGCCAAAAGAAGAGCCAGTGAAAAGTGAAAAAGCACTGGCGGTTTGGTATAGAGATTTGTCAGGAAGAAAACTCATCTCCTTTTTCCATCCCTTTCAGGGCAAAACTCTACTCAACCAAGAATACTTAATTGATTTTATTATTCGAAAGAAAGTTCGATTGGAATCGGAAACTTTGGACAGGAAGAATGTTCCTCATTTTGCAATAGCTGTGAGTAACTTACACACCCATTCCATTGAGTACATCAAAGCCACTTCGGCGAATATTTTTGATTTATTGAAAGCCGCGACTTCTCTCCCCATTGCCACTCGCGGTAAACATTGGTTAAATGGTAAATTGTATTCTGACGCGGCCATTTTAAATCCACTACCGATTCAAGATATTATAGAAGCTGGTTACAAAGAGATTGTTGTGATTATGAATTCGCCGATCCGTCATATTTCAGGTCCCCTAACTCGACTCACAAGTTTACTTGCTTTTCCTAAACATAGATCCATCCGAAGACTTATGCGAAAACTCCACCACTTTCATTTCAATGCAGCAAGAGAGATTGCAGTGAAACCACCACGTGGAGTAAAGATCATCACTGTAGCTCCTGATGGACCACTACCAGTCAAACTCACCACAACCATTCGTACAAAATTATATAAAACCGTTCTCCTTGGTGCAAAAAAAGGAGAAGAAGCGATGTTAAAAATCCTTAAAAGAAAACCAAAAAAACAGAAATAG
- the lmtA gene encoding lipid A Kdo2 1-phosphate O-methyltransferase, whose product MALIEELNQQGNFLFRWRSYIPGVILFLSLLYLPYVPYFQGNYNSNLYWLCGAFLVSFAGLFVRCFTIGYTPKNTSGRNTKQQVADVVNQSGIYSLVRHPLYVGNFLMYLGPVFILRDFAFALVYIMFFYLYYERIIFAEEYFLRGKFAKGYLEWADKTPAFIPRLSGYVKPNLDFSFRNIWKREYPSLFGIIVVFTVFDLIQVYYQEPSLRSVDITGIWKPFHTWFLGFGLVFYVVTRVIVKATKLLEVDGR is encoded by the coding sequence ATGGCACTTATAGAAGAACTCAACCAACAAGGCAATTTTCTCTTCCGATGGCGCTCCTACATTCCAGGAGTCATTTTGTTCCTTTCCTTACTGTATCTACCGTATGTCCCTTATTTCCAAGGTAACTATAACTCCAATTTATATTGGCTTTGTGGTGCATTTCTTGTAAGTTTTGCGGGACTTTTTGTTAGATGTTTTACGATTGGATACACTCCCAAAAATACTTCCGGTAGGAACACAAAACAACAAGTTGCTGATGTAGTAAACCAATCAGGAATTTATTCATTAGTTAGACATCCTCTTTATGTAGGGAATTTTCTGATGTATCTTGGGCCTGTGTTTATCCTACGGGATTTTGCTTTTGCACTCGTATACATCATGTTCTTTTATCTATATTACGAAAGGATTATATTCGCAGAAGAATACTTCCTTCGTGGAAAATTCGCAAAAGGATATTTAGAATGGGCGGACAAAACTCCAGCCTTCATTCCTAGACTTTCTGGATATGTGAAACCTAATTTGGATTTTTCCTTCCGAAATATTTGGAAACGCGAATACCCAAGTTTATTTGGAATCATCGTAGTGTTTACGGTTTTTGATTTGATCCAAGTTTACTACCAAGAACCATCACTCCGTTCCGTGGACATCACGGGAATCTGGAAACCTTTCCATACTTGGTTTTTAGGATTTGGTCTCGTTTTCTATGTTGTTACTCGTGTCATTGTAAAGGCCACCAAACTTCTAGAAGTCGACGGTAGATAG